One window from the genome of Nicotiana sylvestris chromosome 9, ASM39365v2, whole genome shotgun sequence encodes:
- the LOC104245853 gene encoding rho-N domain-containing protein 1, chloroplastic — MFSQVPKMSSAIDFTPKNLPGFGSPEGSCLPCSGLSGRAVTSWGEYKQSSKVKILNLKSPYKSTPFICNASFSNHKRNPDFSRQNKFSRGRNRQNEERDSYDNLEESEMLSSRNGPLLTASNTSKFQATATPGPREREIVELFRKVQAQLRERAAIKEEKKSEELQGKGKESETVDSLLKLLRKHSVQKGKKTNSSRSSNFVLDQPDQSNVFSEERAGNSTELNSNVNHVAQDSGTPVVNRPKSNFRRRSPVSRTKFQPVYHEGGTDNLVASTATDKTEKDIHLDPELGRIPKNKVDSSAHSDREPIFSDEDVFDEMADDDAAKMFENVDANDDEEQHQVGEELAEMKLTELRAIAKSRGLKGYSKLKKVELIELLSADQV; from the exons ATGTTTTCTCAAGTTCCAAAAATGTCAAGCGCCATTGATTTCACTCCCAAGAATCTTCCAG GGTTTGGTTCCCCAGAAGGTAGTTGTCTTCCCTGCTCAGGACTATCAGGGAGAGCAGTCACCTCTTGGGGTGAATATAAGCAGTCCTCGAAGGTTAAGATTTTAAATTTGAAATCTCCTTACAAGAGTACACCTTTTATATGTAATGCTAGCTTCAGCAATCATAAAAGAAATCCAGATTTTTCGAGGCAAAACAAGTTTTCCAGGGGCAGGAACAggcaaaatgaagagagagacaGTTATGATAATTTAGAAGAATCTGAAATGCTATCTTCACGAAATGGACCACTGCTTACTGCATCAAACACTTCAAAATTCCAAGCTACAGCCACTCCAGGTCCAAGGGAAAGGGAGATTGTTGAACTATTCAGAAAGGTGCAGGCTCAGCTCCGGGAAAGAGCTGCAATCAAAGAGGAGAAAAAATCTGAAGAGTTGCAAGGAAAGGGTAAAGAGAGTGAAACTGTTGATTCCCTTCTCAAGCTTTTAAGAAAACACTCAGTTCAGAAAGGGAAGAAAACCAACAGCAGTAGAAGCAGCAACTTTGTCCTTGACCAGCCAGATCAGAGCAATGTATTCTCTGAAGAGAGAGCTGGCAATAGCACTGAACTAAATAGCAATGTGAACCATGTGGCACAAGATAGTGGGACCCCAGTTGTTAACCGGCCGAAGTCAAACTTCCGACGTAGATCTCCAGTTTCCCGAACCAAATTTCAGCCTGTTTATCACGAGGGAGGTACGGATAACCTTGTTGCCTCTACTGCTACAGATAAGACAGAAAAGGACATACATCTGGACCCTGAACTTGGCCGAATTCCCAAAAATAAGGTTGATTCTAGTGCTCATTCTGACAGAGAGCCGATTTTCTCAGACGAAGATGTgtttgatgagatggctgacgaTGATGCTGCCAAAATGTTTGAAAATGTTGATGCTAATGATGATGAAGAACAACATCAGGTTGGTGAGGAATTAGCTGAAATGAAGCTGACTGAACTGCGAGCTATTGCAAAGTCTCGTGGGTTGAAGGGATACTCAAAACTGAAAAAAGTAGAGCTCATTGAGTTACTAAGTGCTGATCAAGTCTGA